The Pelmatolapia mariae isolate MD_Pm_ZW linkage group LG10_11, Pm_UMD_F_2, whole genome shotgun sequence genome includes a region encoding these proteins:
- the cacng8b gene encoding voltage-dependent calcium channel gamma-4 subunit gives MVCEKGIQILLTTVGAFAAFGLMTVAIGTDYWLYSRALICNSTANVTQDDPHNKDKKDPGALTHSGLWRICCLEGVKRGVCSQINHFPEDADFDHDGAEYVLRVVRASNIFPILSAILLLMGGVCIAASRFYKSKRNIILGAGILFVAAGLSNIIGVIVYISAALGDISPKKDEDKKWQYSYGWSFYFGGLSFIMAEMVGVLAVNIYIEKNKELRCRSRTDIFKSTTHAMLRLPSYRFRRRSRSSSRSTDPSRSRDPSPVGGGGGKNFGLPPSALLSQGPISVSTLPNPHSRSHTALAGGDISLYTLSRDPKLGGLPPMYGTVDRATLYQLHNCFPKDGGVGGGGVMMSGTLPSLKSHNPSNSSNSNPPIPNSVGSGPPPFTSSTVDRERGMGTLDRLKGDRESNSNTLNRKTTPV, from the exons GGGGATCCAGATCCTTCTCACCACCGTGGGGGCATTCGCTGCCTTCGGCCTGATGACGGTGGCAATAGGCACGGACTACTGGCTGTACTCCCGTGCCCTCATCTGCAACAGCACAGCCAACGTGACCCAGGATGACCCTCATAATAAGGACAAGAAGGACCCTGGTGCTCTCACCCACTCCGGTCTATGGAGAATATGCTGCTTGGAAG GAGTGAAGAGAGGAGTGTGCTCTCAGATTAACCACTTCCCAGAGGATGCAGACTTTGACCATGATGGGGCAGAGTACGTCCTAC GGGTAGTCAGGGCTTCCAACATCTTCCCCATCCTTAGTGCCATCCTTCTGTTGATGGGAGGAGTTTGCATTGCTGCTAGTCGTTTCTATAAAAGCAAAAGGAACATTATCCTGGGGGCAGGGATCCTCTTCGTGGCTGCAG GTCTGAGCAACATAATTGGTGTGATTGTCTACATCTCGGCTGCGCTGGGGGACATTTCTCCGAAGAAGGATGAGGATAAGAAATGGCAGTACTCCTATGGTTGGTCCTTTTACTTTGGAGGCCTTTCCTTCATTATGGCTGAAATGGTGGGGGTGCTGGCTGTCAACATCTACATCGAGAAGAACAAGGAGCTCCGCTGCCGTTCTCGCACCGACATTTTCAAAAGTACCACGCACGCCATGCTCCGCCTGCCCAGCTATCGCTTCCGGCGCCGCTCTCGCTCCTCATCCCGTTCGACCGACCCTTCCCGCTCACGAGACCCCTCGCCTGTGGGGGGAGGTGGAGGAAAGAACTTCGGGCTGCCCCCCTCTGCACTACTTTCCCAGGGCCCCATTTCAGTGTCCACTCTACCCAACCCGCACTCTCGCTCCCACACAGCCCTGGCTGGAGGAGACATCTCCCTGTACACGTTGTCCCGTGACCCCAAGCTGGGAGGGTTGCCACCCATGTATGGAACGGTGGACAGGGCCACGCTCTACCAGCTCCACAACTGCTTTCCAAAGGATGGAGGCgtagggggagggggggtgatGATGAGCGGCACTCTCCCATCACTCAAGTCCCACAACCCTTCCAATTCTTCCAACTCCAATCCACCAATTCCCAACTCTGTGGGCTCTGGCCCTCCGCCCTTCACCTCATCCACAGTCGACAGGGAGCGAGGGATGGGGACTCTGGACAGGCtgaagggagacagggagagcaACTCTAACACCCTCAATAGAAAAACAACACCTGTGTAG
- the cacng6b gene encoding voltage-dependent calcium channel gamma-6 subunit, with amino-acid sequence MWSNFFVQQDEEGRTGVAGQSGGLAGMKGGRGQRRIHKMSDSQEGKIKLAFFVSIVGVTLTVLGMGTEFWVELAQPKNFSGNQTCQMAHYGLWKGCIRTLWVDDIDPERTSCGPADLPGESNCTYFKFFTSGENAVIFKKTTKKSLNLAAAVLALLSLTMMVMGSICIAMSLSKGVQFFLKPASFCFILSGVLVLLSVLIFHQSVLALLSSDHSIPLHHELSWSVACVGSAGGILIFGGILFIILALPFSPWQKCFPHKNSDT; translated from the exons ATGTGGTCCAACTTCTTTGTACAACAGGATGAGGAGGGTCGCACAGGGGTGGCAGGACAGAGTGGAGGTTTGGCTGGAATGAAAGGTGGTAGAGGACAGAGGCGGATCCACAAGATGAGCGACAGCCAGGAGGGAAAGATCAAGCTGGCTTTCTTTGTCTCTATCGTTGGTGTGACCCTCACGGTGCTGGGCATGGGGACAGAGTTTTGGGTGGAGCTGGCCCAACCAAAGAATTTCAGCGGCAACCAGACCTGCCAGATGGCCCATTACGGCCTTTGGAAGGGCTGCATCCGCACCCTATGGGTGGATGACATAGACCCAGAGAGGACAAGCTGTGGTCCTGCTGATCTACCTGGAG AATCCAACTGTACTTACTTCAAATTCTTCACCTCTGGGGAGAATGCAGTCATATTCAAGAAGACAACTAAGAAGA GTCTGAATCTAGCAGCAGCTGTCTTGGCCCTTTTGAGTCTGACCATGATGGTGATGGGCTCCATATGCATTGCCATGTCGCTCAGCAAAGGAGTGCAATTCTTTCTTAAGCCAGCTTCCTTCTGCTTCATCCTATCAG GTGTACTGGTCCTACTCTCTGTCCTCATATTCCACCAGTCTGTGCTGGCCTTACTGTCCAGTGACCACTCCATACCTTTACACCATGAACTGTCCTGGTCTGTGGCCTGCGTGGGCTCAGCGGGAGGCATTCTTATTTTCGGAGGCATCCTCTTCATCATTCTCGCTCTTCCTTTCAGCCCATGGCAGAAATGCTTTCCACACAAGAACAGCGACACCTAG